The DNA segment GCGTTTAGCCAAGGCTTGCAGTAATAGCTCTATACCCTCACCCGTTTGCGCCGACAGCCATACCCGCTGCGGCTCGCCTATATCGTTAACATCGATATGCGGCTGGGCAGTAACTATGTCCACCTTGTTGTAAACCTCTAAGCGGGGGATTTTATGGGCGCCTATTTCTTTTAATACCAACTCTACCTGCTCAATATTGGCGGCGCGGTCTTCATCGGCACAATCAATAATATGCACTAAAAAGTCCGCTTGCGCCGCCTCTTCTAAGGTAGCCCTAAAGGCCTCAACCAATTTATGTGGCAGATGGCGGATAAAGCCCACGGTGTCAGCCAACACGATAGGCCCCAAATCAGGCACCTTTAAGCGCCTGAGCGTAGGATCTAGGGTAGCGAATAACTGATCAGCCGCATACACAGCAGAATCCGTCATTTTATTAAATAAGGTTGATTTGCCGGCATTGGTATAACCCACTAACGCTATGGTGGGAATTTCATTACGGTTGCGGCTGCGCCGGCCTTGGTCGCGCTGGCTGCGAACTTTGGCCAAACGCTTAGTAATGGTTTTAATACGGCCGCGTAGCAAACGACGATCCGATTCCAACTGGGTTTCACCAGGGCCGCGCAGGCCTATACCACCTTTTTGCCGCTCAAGGTGGGTCCAGCCCCGTATTAAGCGGGTAGACATATGGTGTAACTGGGCCAGCTCTACCTGCAGCTTACCCTCATGGGTACGGGCGCGCTGGGCAAAAATATCCAGTATTAAACCGGTGCGATCCAGCACCCGACACGATAGTGCGGCTTCTATATTACGTTCTTGACTGGGGGATAAGGCATGGTTAAACAGCACTAATTCAGCATCGTGATCGATGATGTGCTGGCGTATTTCTTCCAGCTTACCAGTGCCTACAAAAAATTTGGAATGGGGTGCATCACGGCGACCACTGACATATGCCACGGGGTCACCGCCTGCCGATAGAACTAACTCTTTAAACTCACCGAGATTTTCTCGCTCATCTTCCCGTCTCAAATCTAAATGAACTAAAACGGCCCGCTCACCGGAATCTGGACGTTCAAATAACAATTAAATACCTCAGCTTATTCTTCATCCGCATCAGGCTGTGGCATACGTACCACACGAGAGGGGACAACAGTAGAAATAGCGTGCTTATAAACCATTTGGCTCACAGTGTTTTTAAGTAAAATAACAAACTGATCAAATGACTCAACTTGGCCTTGTAGCTTAATGCCATTCACCAAGTAAATTGATACTGGAATGCGCTCTTTGCGCAAAACATTTAGGTAAGGGTCTTGTAGCGTATGCCCCTTTGACATGTGACTCTCCTTCTAAGCCCAACTCGGGCCGTAAAATAATGTGTGAGACCTGATAGTTATCCAAAATAATAATGGCAATAACTATTATTGTTAGGACTGCCAAAAAGCAACCCGAATATCGCAGTCCGGCGTGGCTTAACGCGCAGCCACTAATACCAGACGAGGGTAAGTATAACTCAAATCACCGTAAGTGAGCTGTTTTGTCCAGATATTTTATCGCCAAGGCGATAGGATTTTCTCCTTCCAAACCCGCCACTGCCGCAGCCGTTTCAGGGCTAGACAATAAGCGGTTGTCAGCATCGGTGTGTATCCAGCTAAGCTCAGACCAATTGCGTAACCAAGTAAGCTGGCGTTTAGCCAGCTGCCGGGTAGCAATTATACCTCGCTCCACAACCTCATCATCACGCCAACGCCCCTCTAAGTATTCCCAGACCTGCCTATACCCTACCGCACGCATAGCAGGTAAATCCAAATGCAAATCCCCCCGCGAGCGCAAGGCTATGACCTCATCAACAAAGCCTTGTTCCATCATTTGTCGAAAACGTTGCGCAATACGCTGATGCAACACCGCCCTA comes from the Dasania marina DSM 21967 genome and includes:
- the hflX gene encoding ribosome rescue GTPase HflX, which produces MLFERPDSGERAVLVHLDLRREDERENLGEFKELVLSAGGDPVAYVSGRRDAPHSKFFVGTGKLEEIRQHIIDHDAELVLFNHALSPSQERNIEAALSCRVLDRTGLILDIFAQRARTHEGKLQVELAQLHHMSTRLIRGWTHLERQKGGIGLRGPGETQLESDRRLLRGRIKTITKRLAKVRSQRDQGRRSRNRNEIPTIALVGYTNAGKSTLFNKMTDSAVYAADQLFATLDPTLRRLKVPDLGPIVLADTVGFIRHLPHKLVEAFRATLEEAAQADFLVHIIDCADEDRAANIEQVELVLKEIGAHKIPRLEVYNKVDIVTAQPHIDVNDIGEPQRVWLSAQTGEGIELLLQALAKRLSEEQITGTLSLMPSQGRLRATLYELNVVSSEHYSEQGLCELQIRLPKSDFNRIVAAENLNAAELLATQQLKVC
- the hfq gene encoding RNA chaperone Hfq, with translation MSKGHTLQDPYLNVLRKERIPVSIYLVNGIKLQGQVESFDQFVILLKNTVSQMVYKHAISTVVPSRVVRMPQPDADEE